A window of the Streptomyces albireticuli genome harbors these coding sequences:
- a CDS encoding urease subunit gamma, whose amino-acid sequence MQLSPHEQERLLLHVAADVADKRRARGLLLNHPEAVALITVHVLEGARDGRTVAELMSSGRKVLTRAQVMAGIPEMIHEVQVEATFPDGTKLVTVHDPIG is encoded by the coding sequence ATGCAACTCTCCCCGCATGAGCAGGAACGCCTGCTCCTCCATGTGGCCGCCGACGTGGCGGACAAGCGCCGTGCCCGGGGGCTGCTCCTCAACCACCCGGAGGCGGTGGCCCTCATCACCGTCCACGTCCTCGAAGGCGCCCGCGACGGACGTACCGTGGCCGAGCTGATGTCCTCCGGCCGCAAGGTGCTCACCCGGGCCCAGGTCATGGCGGGCATCCCGGAGATGATCCACGAGGTGCAGGTCGAGGCCACCTTCCCGGACGGCACCAAGCTCGTCACCGTCCACGACCCCATCGGCTGA
- a CDS encoding urease accessory protein UreD: protein MTGPGAGLRATARIVAAADGRGGTALPVLDGAGPFALRRLRPYGPGARVALVGAMSAPLGGDRLALTAEAGDGTALTFTTTAATLALPGRTGEPATYDTRIRVGDGATLRWLPEPLISARGSDLRATTRVELAPTARLALREEQILGRAGEEPGRLRSRLTVLRAGRVLYDQELAYGPGVPGWDGGAVLGGLRAAGQLLVVDPAFEARPMTSRALGEGAALMPLAGPAAVVAAVARDGLELRGALERGWGEFAGECRDGGIWEQE, encoded by the coding sequence GTGACGGGCCCCGGCGCCGGACTCCGGGCGACGGCCCGGATCGTCGCCGCCGCGGACGGCCGGGGCGGCACGGCGCTGCCCGTCCTCGACGGCGCGGGCCCGTTCGCGCTGCGCAGGCTGCGGCCGTACGGACCGGGGGCGCGGGTCGCGCTCGTCGGGGCGATGAGCGCGCCGCTGGGCGGTGACCGGCTCGCGCTCACCGCCGAGGCCGGGGACGGCACGGCGCTGACGTTCACCACCACAGCCGCCACCCTCGCCCTGCCCGGCCGCACCGGCGAACCGGCCACGTACGACACCCGGATCCGGGTCGGCGACGGTGCCACGCTGCGCTGGCTGCCGGAGCCGCTGATCTCCGCGCGCGGCAGCGATCTGCGGGCCACCACCCGCGTCGAGCTCGCGCCGACGGCCCGGCTGGCGCTGCGGGAGGAGCAGATCCTCGGGCGGGCGGGGGAGGAGCCGGGGCGGCTCCGGTCCCGGCTGACCGTCCTCCGGGCCGGGCGGGTGCTGTACGACCAGGAGCTGGCGTACGGGCCCGGGGTGCCCGGCTGGGACGGCGGGGCGGTCCTGGGCGGCCTCCGGGCGGCCGGCCAACTGCTCGTCGTCGACCCGGCCTTCGAGGCGCGTCCGATGACGTCCCGGGCGCTGGGCGAGGGCGCCGCGCTGATGCCGCTCGCGGGCCCGGCCGCGGTGGTGGCCGCGGTGGCGCGGGACGGTCTGGAGCTGCGCGGGGCCCTGGAGCGGGGATGGGGGGAGTTTGCCGGGGAATGCCGCGATGGGGGTATTTGGGAGCAGGAGTGA
- a CDS encoding cytochrome c oxidase assembly protein — MDHSGHGMMMDMPPFTLGRGLEFSGDPFFMIGCLLGLALYGWGVVRLRMRGDAWPVGRTVAFVLGVLSVWLVMCTKLNDYGMVMFSVHMVQHMVISMLSPILLLLGAPVTLTLRALPTAGRGRKGPREWLVALLHSRYMRIITHPAFTIPLFIASLYALYFTPLFDFLMESRTGHIAMMVHFLAVGLVFFWPIMGVDPGPHRPGYVMRMLELFAGMPFHAFFGIALMMGSEPMIGTYMHPPASLGIDPLEDQQAGGGIAWAFSEIPSVVVLLALAYQWYRSEQRQSRRSDRAADRNGDKELAEYNAYLAALQARGR, encoded by the coding sequence ATGGATCACAGCGGGCACGGCATGATGATGGACATGCCGCCGTTCACGCTGGGACGGGGTCTGGAGTTCAGCGGCGATCCGTTCTTCATGATCGGTTGCTTGCTGGGGCTGGCCCTGTACGGCTGGGGTGTGGTGCGGCTGCGGATGCGCGGTGACGCCTGGCCCGTCGGCCGTACGGTCGCGTTCGTGCTCGGCGTGCTGTCGGTGTGGCTGGTGATGTGCACCAAGCTGAACGACTACGGCATGGTCATGTTCAGCGTGCACATGGTGCAGCACATGGTGATCAGCATGCTCTCCCCGATCCTGCTGCTGCTCGGCGCGCCGGTGACGCTGACGCTGCGGGCGCTGCCCACGGCGGGGCGCGGGCGCAAGGGCCCGCGGGAGTGGCTGGTGGCGCTGCTGCACAGCCGCTACATGCGGATCATCACGCACCCGGCGTTCACGATCCCGCTGTTCATCGCGAGCCTGTACGCCCTGTACTTCACGCCGCTCTTCGACTTCCTGATGGAGTCCAGGACCGGGCACATCGCGATGATGGTGCACTTCCTCGCGGTCGGCCTGGTGTTCTTCTGGCCGATCATGGGCGTGGACCCGGGGCCGCACCGGCCGGGCTACGTGATGCGGATGCTGGAGCTGTTCGCCGGCATGCCGTTCCACGCCTTCTTCGGCATCGCGCTGATGATGGGGTCGGAGCCGATGATCGGCACGTACATGCACCCGCCGGCCTCGCTGGGCATCGACCCGCTGGAGGACCAGCAGGCGGGCGGCGGCATCGCGTGGGCGTTCAGCGAGATCCCGTCGGTCGTGGTGCTGCTCGCGCTGGCCTATCAGTGGTACCGCTCGGAGCAGCGCCAGTCGCGGCGCTCGGACCGGGCCGCGGACCGGAACGGTGACAAGGAGCTGGCGGAGTACAACGCCTACCTGGCCGCGCTCCAGGCGCGCGGGCGGTGA
- a CDS encoding SSI family serine proteinase inhibitor, with protein sequence MSVRTGVAAATAATALFCLAAVPAATASEPERGRLFLTVSGAQNTWIRGVQLTCPDAGGHHPHAAAACADLQRAKGEPDALTGDRHLCTREYDPVTATVEGDWNGRPLVWHKTYPNACGLDAATGAVFRF encoded by the coding sequence ATGTCCGTACGTACCGGCGTGGCGGCCGCGACGGCCGCCACCGCTCTGTTCTGCCTCGCCGCCGTCCCCGCGGCGACCGCGAGCGAGCCCGAGCGCGGGCGGCTGTTCCTGACCGTCTCCGGCGCCCAGAACACCTGGATCCGGGGTGTCCAGCTCACCTGCCCCGACGCCGGCGGCCACCACCCGCACGCGGCCGCGGCCTGTGCCGACCTCCAGCGGGCCAAGGGCGAACCGGATGCGCTCACCGGCGACCGCCACTTGTGCACCAGGGAGTACGACCCCGTCACGGCCACCGTGGAGGGCGACTGGAACGGCAGGCCGCTCGTCTGGCACAAGACCTACCCCAACGCGTGCGGGCTCGACGCCGCGACGGGAGCGGTGTTCCGCTTCTAG
- a CDS encoding urease subunit alpha translates to MTELGRAAYGELYGPTTGDRIRLADTDLFVEIEEDRSGGPGHAGDEAVFGGGKVIRESMGQSRVTRAEGAPDTVVTGAVVLDHWGVVKADIGIRDGRITGIGKAGNPDTMDGVHPDLVIGPETEVIAGNGRILTAGAVDAHVHFICPQLADEALASGVTTLVGGGTGPAEGSKATTVTPGSWHLARMFEAMEGYPVNIGLLGKGNTVSYDSMRAQLRAGAVGFKIHEDWGATPAVIDACLAVCEESGAQLAIHTDTLNEAGFVGDTLAAIAGRSIHAYHTEGAGGGHAPDIITVVSAANVLPSSTNPTRPHTVNTVDEHLDMLMVCHHLNPAVPEDLAFAESRIRPGTIAAEDILHDLGAISIISSDSQAMGRIGEVVLRTWQTAHVMKRRRGALPGDGPADNRRARRYVAKYTINPAVAQGLDHEIGSVESGKLADLVLWEPAFFGVRPLLVLKGGQIAYAQMGDANASIPTPQPVLPRPMFGALGRAPAANSLNFTTQWALDDGLPERLGLGKRFVPIRSTRGLTKADMRNNDARPRVEVDPDTFTVSIDGDPVDPHPVAELPMAQRYFLF, encoded by the coding sequence ATGACTGAGCTCGGCCGCGCCGCCTACGGAGAGCTCTACGGGCCGACCACCGGCGACCGGATCCGGCTCGCCGACACCGATCTGTTCGTCGAGATCGAGGAGGACCGCAGCGGCGGCCCCGGCCACGCCGGCGACGAGGCGGTCTTCGGCGGCGGCAAGGTGATCCGGGAGTCGATGGGCCAGTCCCGCGTCACCCGCGCCGAGGGCGCCCCCGACACGGTCGTCACCGGCGCCGTCGTCCTCGACCACTGGGGCGTCGTCAAGGCCGACATCGGCATCCGCGACGGCCGGATCACCGGCATCGGCAAGGCCGGCAACCCCGACACCATGGACGGCGTCCACCCCGACCTCGTCATCGGCCCCGAGACCGAGGTCATCGCGGGCAACGGCCGGATCCTCACCGCGGGCGCCGTCGACGCCCATGTCCACTTCATCTGCCCGCAGCTCGCCGACGAGGCCCTCGCCTCCGGCGTCACCACGCTCGTCGGCGGCGGCACGGGCCCCGCCGAGGGCAGCAAGGCCACCACCGTCACCCCGGGCTCCTGGCACCTCGCCCGGATGTTCGAGGCGATGGAGGGGTACCCCGTCAACATCGGCCTCCTCGGCAAGGGCAACACCGTCTCGTACGACTCCATGCGCGCCCAACTGCGCGCCGGGGCCGTCGGCTTCAAGATCCACGAGGACTGGGGCGCGACCCCGGCCGTGATCGACGCCTGTCTGGCCGTGTGCGAGGAGAGCGGCGCCCAGCTCGCCATCCACACCGACACCCTCAACGAGGCGGGCTTCGTCGGCGACACCCTCGCCGCCATAGCAGGCCGCTCCATCCACGCGTACCACACCGAGGGCGCGGGCGGTGGGCACGCGCCCGACATCATCACGGTCGTCTCCGCGGCCAACGTCCTGCCCAGCTCGACCAACCCGACCCGCCCGCACACCGTCAACACCGTCGACGAACACCTCGACATGCTGATGGTCTGCCACCACCTCAACCCGGCCGTCCCCGAGGACCTCGCCTTCGCCGAGTCCCGCATCCGGCCCGGCACCATCGCCGCCGAGGACATCCTGCACGACCTCGGCGCCATCTCGATCATCTCCTCCGACTCGCAGGCCATGGGCCGCATCGGCGAGGTCGTGCTGCGCACCTGGCAGACCGCCCACGTCATGAAGCGGCGGCGCGGCGCGCTCCCGGGCGACGGGCCGGCCGACAACAGGCGGGCGCGCCGCTACGTCGCCAAGTACACCATCAACCCGGCCGTCGCCCAGGGCCTCGACCACGAGATCGGCTCCGTCGAGTCCGGCAAGCTCGCCGACCTCGTGCTGTGGGAACCGGCCTTCTTCGGCGTCCGCCCCCTGCTGGTGCTCAAGGGCGGGCAGATCGCGTACGCGCAGATGGGCGACGCCAACGCCTCGATCCCCACCCCGCAGCCGGTGCTGCCGCGCCCCATGTTCGGCGCCCTCGGCAGGGCCCCGGCCGCCAACTCGCTGAACTTCACCACCCAGTGGGCCCTGGACGACGGCCTGCCCGAGCGGCTCGGCCTCGGCAAGCGGTTCGTCCCCATACGCAGCACCCGCGGCCTCACCAAGGCGGACATGCGCAACAACGACGCCCGGCCGCGCGTCGAGGTGGACCCCGACACCTTCACCGTCTCCATCGACGGCGATCCCGTCGACCCGCACCCCGTGGCGGAACTGCCCATGGCCCAGCGCTACTTCCTCTTCTGA
- a CDS encoding urease subunit beta — MIPGEILAADAPVRLNEGLPRTRLTVLNAADRPVQVGSHYHFAEANPGLVFDRAAAHGKRLSVAAGTAVRFEPGIPVEVELVPIGGKRVVEGLRGECGGPLDD, encoded by the coding sequence ATGATTCCCGGCGAGATCCTGGCCGCCGACGCGCCCGTACGCCTCAACGAAGGACTGCCGCGCACCCGGCTCACCGTCCTCAACGCCGCCGACCGGCCCGTCCAGGTCGGCTCCCACTACCACTTCGCCGAGGCCAACCCCGGCCTGGTCTTCGACCGTGCCGCCGCGCACGGCAAGCGGCTCTCCGTCGCCGCCGGCACCGCCGTGCGCTTCGAGCCCGGCATCCCCGTCGAGGTCGAGCTCGTGCCCATCGGCGGCAAGCGCGTCGTCGAAGGGCTGCGCGGCGAGTGCGGGGGGCCGCTCGATGACTGA
- a CDS encoding urease accessory protein UreF, with translation MGLPHGVLYGAPAPAAVPVPVPVPVPAPASASAGARAALLVLADGRFPAGGHAHSGGAEAAVRAGRIHDARTLEEFCRGRLHTAGLTAAALAAAAAAGADPLGLDDAADARTPAPALRTAARRLGRQLMRAARATWPSPELDALAAARPRGAHQPVVLGLAARAAGLGPPDAALAAGHETVSGATTAAVRLLGLDPFDATAVLARLAPELDHVAARAAEAARRALSEGPDALPAASAPLLDLMAEQHAAWPVRLFAS, from the coding sequence ATGGGTCTTCCTCACGGCGTCCTGTACGGCGCGCCCGCGCCGGCGGCCGTACCCGTACCCGTACCCGTGCCCGTACCGGCACCGGCTTCCGCGTCCGCCGGGGCCCGCGCCGCGCTGCTCGTCCTCGCCGACGGCCGGTTCCCCGCCGGCGGCCACGCGCACTCCGGCGGCGCCGAGGCGGCCGTCCGGGCCGGGCGGATCCACGACGCCCGGACGCTGGAGGAGTTCTGCCGGGGGCGCCTGCACACGGCCGGGCTGACGGCGGCGGCCCTCGCCGCCGCGGCGGCCGCCGGCGCCGACCCGCTCGGCCTGGACGACGCCGCCGACGCCCGCACCCCCGCGCCCGCCCTGCGGACCGCGGCCCGCAGGCTCGGCCGCCAGCTGATGCGCGCCGCCCGCGCCACCTGGCCGTCGCCCGAACTGGACGCCCTGGCCGCCGCCCGGCCGCGCGGCGCCCACCAGCCGGTCGTCCTCGGCCTCGCCGCGCGCGCCGCGGGCCTGGGGCCGCCGGACGCCGCCCTCGCCGCCGGCCACGAGACGGTCAGCGGCGCCACCACGGCGGCCGTACGGCTGCTCGGCCTCGACCCGTTCGACGCGACGGCCGTGCTGGCCCGCCTCGCGCCCGAACTCGATCATGTGGCGGCCCGGGCCGCCGAGGCCGCGCGGCGGGCCCTGAGTGAGGGCCCGGACGCCCTCCCGGCGGCCTCGGCGCCGCTCCTGGACCTCATGGCGGAGCAGCACGCGGCCTGGCCGGTACGGCTCTTCGCCTCGTAG
- the ureG gene encoding urease accessory protein UreG, which yields MHLDHADAFPHRHTYSAADPHRPDGTRRALRIGLGGPVGSGKTATVAALCRELRDGLSLAVVTNDIYTREDAEFLLRNAVLPPERITAVETGACPHTAIRDDISANLEAVEDLEDAVGPLDLILVESGGDNLTATFSKGLVDAQIFVIDVAGGDDIPRKGGPGVTTADLLVVNKTDLAPYVGADLAGMARDAKAQRGDLPVAFTSLVTEGGVAPVVEWVRARLADWAVKP from the coding sequence GTGCACCTCGACCACGCCGACGCCTTCCCCCACCGGCACACCTACAGCGCCGCCGACCCCCACCGCCCCGACGGCACCCGCCGCGCCCTGCGCATCGGTCTCGGCGGGCCCGTGGGATCCGGCAAGACCGCGACCGTCGCCGCGCTCTGCCGCGAACTGCGCGACGGCCTCTCGCTCGCGGTCGTCACCAACGACATCTACACCCGTGAGGACGCGGAGTTCCTGCTGCGCAACGCCGTGCTGCCGCCCGAGCGCATCACCGCCGTGGAGACCGGCGCCTGCCCGCACACCGCGATCCGCGACGACATCTCCGCCAACCTCGAAGCCGTCGAGGACCTGGAGGACGCGGTCGGCCCGCTGGACCTGATCCTCGTCGAGTCCGGCGGCGACAACCTCACGGCGACCTTCTCCAAGGGCCTGGTCGACGCGCAGATCTTCGTCATCGACGTCGCGGGCGGCGACGACATCCCCCGCAAGGGCGGCCCCGGCGTCACCACCGCCGATCTGCTCGTCGTCAACAAGACGGACCTCGCCCCCTACGTCGGCGCCGACCTGGCGGGCATGGCGCGCGACGCGAAGGCGCAGCGCGGCGACCTGCCCGTCGCCTTCACCTCCCTCGTCACCGAGGGCGGCGTGGCACCGGTGGTCGAGTGGGTGCGCGCGCGGCTCGCGGACTGGGCCGTCAAGCCGTGA
- a CDS encoding TIGR02452 family protein → MSARLRGIAGETERIVASGGWTTRDGRRIDLAAAIASAAAGTRLYGPEPVPVPEWTPVAATEFEVTGEGSLDAARRVAGDGPVAVLDFASARNPGGGYLNGAQAQEEALCRGSALYRCLREAPEYYAAHRADPSPFYSDRVIHAPGVPVFRDDRGTLLDAPFRAGFLASPAPNAGVIARRDPAAVARVPAALAARAERVLEVAAAHGYRRLVLGAWGCGVFMNDPAEVAAAFRAPLTSPGRFADRFDRVVFAVLDRRADSPTRAAFAAAFPGGPVRGTAARLG, encoded by the coding sequence ATGAGCGCCCGGCTGCGGGGCATCGCCGGGGAGACCGAGCGGATCGTCGCCTCGGGCGGCTGGACCACGCGGGACGGGCGCCGGATCGACCTCGCCGCCGCGATCGCTTCGGCGGCGGCGGGCACCCGGCTGTACGGCCCGGAGCCCGTGCCCGTACCGGAGTGGACGCCCGTGGCCGCCACGGAGTTCGAGGTGACGGGCGAGGGCAGCCTGGACGCGGCGCGGCGGGTGGCCGGGGACGGCCCGGTGGCGGTGCTGGACTTCGCGTCCGCGCGCAATCCCGGTGGCGGTTACCTCAACGGCGCCCAGGCCCAGGAGGAGGCGCTCTGCCGGGGCTCGGCGCTGTACCGGTGCCTGCGCGAGGCGCCGGAGTACTACGCGGCCCACCGGGCGGACCCCAGCCCGTTCTACAGCGACCGGGTGATCCACGCCCCCGGTGTGCCGGTCTTCCGTGACGACCGCGGCACGCTGCTCGACGCCCCGTTCCGGGCGGGCTTCCTGGCGTCCCCGGCGCCCAACGCCGGGGTGATCGCCCGCCGCGACCCCGCGGCGGTGGCCCGGGTGCCGGCGGCCCTGGCGGCCCGCGCCGAGCGCGTGCTGGAGGTGGCGGCCGCCCACGGCTACCGCCGACTGGTGCTGGGCGCCTGGGGGTGCGGGGTCTTCATGAACGACCCGGCGGAGGTCGCGGCCGCCTTCCGGGCCCCGCTGACGTCCCCGGGCCGCTTCGCGGACCGCTTCGACCGGGTGGTCTTCGCGGTCCTGGACCGCCGCGCGGACTCCCCGACGAGGGCGGCGTTCGCCGCGGCCTTCCCGGGCGGCCCGGTCCGCGGCACGGCCGCACGCCTGGGTTAG
- a CDS encoding alpha/beta hydrolase, protein MRATSILGAAGTLVTGALVAGFLTAPAASAGERVPGGAAEARGVRIAAERAAKTGIKWQDCPAAWGLEKPIQCGFVTVPVDYAKPDGRKIEIAVDRARSTGTSAERQGSLIYNPGGPGGSGMRFPKRITTKSPLWAKTAKAYDFVGFDPRGVGHSAPISCVDPQKFVSAPKADPVPGSEADKRAQRKLARQYADGCAERSGDLLPYLTTPNTARDLDVVRAALGEKKLNYLGVSYGTYLGAVYGTLFPSHVRRMVVDSVVNPATDNIWYEANLEQDVAFEGRFKDWEAWVAKYDSVFHLGKTQAEVQKGWEKIRATAKKKPIGGVVGPAELINFFQSAAYYDSSWVPVAETWSKYVAGDEKPLIEEAGPNLADKAGNIDKENSNAVYTAVECADAKWPTSWNKWDRDNTRIHKKAPFMTWANAWMNLPCATWKAPQQTPVEVTTRKGLPQTLIVQADRDAATPYVGAVELHKRFRGSRLITEKGAGSHGVTGLVNPCINSRVDAYLLDGKVDAKDVTCAPHAVPAPKTAAAK, encoded by the coding sequence GTGAGAGCTACATCCATACTCGGCGCGGCCGGCACTCTGGTGACCGGCGCGCTGGTGGCCGGGTTTCTGACCGCCCCGGCCGCCAGCGCCGGTGAGCGCGTGCCGGGCGGCGCCGCCGAGGCGCGCGGTGTGCGCATAGCCGCCGAGCGCGCGGCCAAGACCGGCATCAAGTGGCAGGACTGCCCGGCCGCCTGGGGCCTGGAGAAGCCGATCCAGTGCGGTTTCGTGACCGTCCCGGTCGACTACGCCAAGCCCGACGGCCGGAAGATCGAGATAGCCGTGGACCGCGCGCGCTCCACCGGCACCTCGGCCGAGCGCCAGGGCTCGCTGATCTACAACCCGGGCGGCCCCGGTGGCTCGGGCATGCGCTTCCCGAAGCGGATCACGACCAAGAGCCCGCTGTGGGCCAAGACCGCGAAGGCCTACGACTTCGTCGGCTTCGACCCGCGCGGCGTGGGCCACTCCGCGCCGATCTCCTGCGTCGACCCGCAGAAGTTCGTCTCCGCCCCCAAGGCCGACCCGGTGCCCGGCAGCGAGGCCGACAAGCGCGCCCAGCGCAAGCTGGCCCGCCAGTACGCCGACGGCTGCGCCGAGCGCAGCGGCGACCTGCTGCCGTACCTCACCACCCCGAACACGGCCCGCGACCTCGACGTCGTGCGCGCCGCGCTCGGTGAGAAGAAGCTGAACTACCTGGGCGTCTCGTACGGCACCTACCTGGGCGCCGTCTACGGCACCCTCTTCCCGTCCCACGTCCGCCGCATGGTCGTCGACAGCGTCGTCAACCCGGCCACGGACAACATCTGGTACGAGGCGAACCTGGAGCAGGACGTCGCCTTCGAGGGCCGCTTCAAGGACTGGGAGGCGTGGGTCGCCAAGTACGACAGCGTCTTCCACCTCGGCAAGACCCAGGCCGAGGTCCAGAAGGGCTGGGAGAAGATCCGGGCCACCGCCAAGAAGAAGCCCATCGGCGGGGTCGTCGGCCCGGCCGAGCTGATCAACTTCTTCCAGAGCGCCGCCTACTACGACTCCTCCTGGGTGCCGGTCGCCGAGACGTGGAGCAAGTACGTCGCCGGTGACGAGAAGCCGCTGATCGAGGAGGCCGGCCCGAACCTCGCGGACAAGGCCGGCAACATCGACAAGGAGAACAGCAACGCGGTCTACACCGCGGTCGAGTGCGCCGACGCCAAGTGGCCCACCAGCTGGAACAAGTGGGACCGGGACAACACCCGCATCCACAAGAAGGCCCCGTTCATGACCTGGGCCAACGCCTGGATGAACCTCCCCTGCGCCACCTGGAAGGCCCCGCAGCAGACGCCGGTCGAGGTCACCACGCGCAAGGGCCTGCCGCAGACCCTCATCGTGCAGGCCGACCGTGACGCCGCCACCCCGTACGTCGGCGCCGTCGAGCTGCACAAGCGCTTCCGCGGCTCGCGCCTGATCACCGAGAAGGGCGCCGGCTCGCACGGCGTCACGGGCCTCGTCAACCCCTGCATCAACTCCAGGGTCGACGCCTACCTCCTCGACGGCAAGGTCGACGCCAAGGACGTGACGTGCGCCCCGCACGCCGTTCCGGCGCCGAAGACGGCCGCGGCCAAGTAG